The following proteins are co-located in the Methanobacterium sp. genome:
- a CDS encoding type II secretion system F family protein — translation MAIIPSALSPVSNIIDNVVPEKYAVMMQEMLIRSGMYVKASDIITLDLIIAIGLAVLAAVLSLVFGINPILGALVGFVIPTILIGVWIFFMMERRVDAIENGTPDFLRQIASLLRAGVGLETALEDVSRHGEGPLTDELKRAVIEIKIGSTFDDAILAMGERLKSKNLDRTFRMILEGRKTGGSLSDVVETVAEDLRAVLALQRERKANVMMSVMFLIIAAIIAAPFALGMIMTYNSFIASVGKPNPLAETATLAAGGYIIIHSIIASLLIGIVMYGSAKKGVKFALLLAPAAYGIFVVIQMLGPKILGTG, via the coding sequence TATGCTGTTATGATGCAGGAAATGCTTATAAGAAGTGGAATGTATGTTAAAGCTTCAGATATTATAACTCTAGATCTCATAATTGCAATTGGGTTAGCCGTACTCGCAGCTGTTTTATCATTAGTATTTGGCATAAACCCCATTTTAGGTGCATTAGTTGGTTTCGTAATACCCACCATACTTATAGGTGTTTGGATATTTTTCATGATGGAACGCAGAGTCGATGCTATTGAAAATGGAACTCCTGACTTTTTAAGACAGATCGCATCTTTACTTCGTGCAGGTGTTGGTCTTGAAACTGCTCTAGAAGACGTCTCAAGACATGGAGAAGGCCCATTAACTGATGAATTAAAAAGGGCCGTAATTGAAATTAAAATTGGAAGTACATTTGATGATGCAATACTCGCAATGGGCGAACGTCTTAAGTCCAAAAACTTAGATAGAACATTCAGGATGATACTAGAAGGAAGAAAAACTGGTGGAAGTCTATCTGACGTTGTTGAAACAGTTGCAGAAGATTTAAGGGCTGTTTTAGCACTTCAAAGGGAAAGGAAAGCAAATGTAATGATGTCCGTAATGTTCCTTATTATCGCGGCCATAATAGCTGCCCCCTTTGCACTCGGAATGATAATGACATACAATTCATTTATTGCGTCTGTAGGTAAACCAAATCCACTTGCAGAAACTGCAACACTTGCTGCAGGCGGTTATATAATCATCCATTCCATCATAGCATCACTGTTAATTGGTATTGTTATGTATGGTAGTGCAAAAAAAGGCGTTAAATTTGCATTATTACTGGCCCCAGCAGCCTATGGGATATTTGTTGTAATACAAATGTTGGGTCCAAAGATTTTAGGAACAGGTTAG
- a CDS encoding class III signal peptide-containing protein, whose product MGILKEESGQGAAEYLLIFGGVIVIVIAAALYYKNYLSGMGSEINKTDLQNINNSLNDLMNNHILNH is encoded by the coding sequence ATGGGGATTCTAAAAGAAGAAAGTGGACAAGGTGCAGCTGAATATCTGCTAATTTTTGGCGGTGTAATTGTAATTGTAATTGCAGCAGCACTTTATTACAAGAATTATTTAAGTGGAATGGGCAGCGAAATTAACAAGACTGACTTGCAAAATATCAATAATTCATTAAATGATTTAATGAATAACCATATCCTAAATCATTAA
- a CDS encoding lactaldehyde dehydrogenase codes for MDMLINGKLIEKPEKIEIRNPFNNEVIDTVPQGNHEDVQNALIAANRAKKSLNDLSSLEISESLYGIHEELSKNSKSLAKLITLDCGKPIKDSIEEVNRSIQTILLSAEESKRIYGETIPMDACAGGENVIGFTMRLPLGVVAAITPFNYPLNLAIHKVAPAIAAKNSVILKPSMKAPLTALKMAEIMDFYLPDGALNAVTGHGRTIGDEIVTSPVVNKISFTGSVEIGKHISKQAGMKKLTLELGGNDPLIVLEDADINKAVEAAVRGSYLNAGQVCIGVKRVILDNKIADEFIQKFLNNTKKLVTGDPMDPETDVGPLINKGAAIEVENRVNESVNDGAELLCGGKREGTLYMPTILDNVDSKMKIVKYETFGPVSPIIRINGIDEAIKVANNTKYGLQAGIFTNNINNAMKAVKEIEAGGVIVNKASTYRMDNMPFGGCKMSGLGKEGIKYAIEDMTKTKIAVINPL; via the coding sequence ATGGATATGCTAATAAACGGGAAATTAATAGAGAAACCTGAAAAAATAGAGATTAGAAATCCATTCAATAACGAAGTAATAGATACAGTACCACAAGGAAATCATGAAGATGTGCAGAATGCTCTGATTGCCGCAAACAGGGCAAAGAAAAGCTTAAATGATCTTTCATCCCTCGAAATATCAGAAAGTTTATATGGAATTCATGAAGAATTATCAAAAAATTCAAAATCCCTTGCAAAATTAATAACACTTGATTGCGGTAAACCAATTAAAGATTCAATAGAAGAAGTGAATCGTTCTATACAAACTATTCTACTTTCAGCAGAAGAATCAAAACGCATATACGGCGAAACAATACCTATGGATGCCTGTGCCGGCGGGGAAAATGTGATTGGTTTTACAATGAGGCTCCCCCTAGGTGTGGTTGCTGCTATAACCCCTTTTAATTATCCTTTAAACCTGGCAATTCATAAAGTGGCGCCAGCAATTGCAGCTAAAAACAGCGTGATTCTAAAACCATCCATGAAAGCGCCGCTTACCGCATTGAAAATGGCCGAAATTATGGATTTTTACCTTCCAGATGGGGCTTTAAATGCTGTAACCGGGCATGGGAGAACTATTGGTGATGAGATTGTAACAAGCCCTGTTGTAAATAAGATTTCATTTACTGGAAGTGTGGAAATCGGCAAACATATATCTAAACAGGCAGGGATGAAAAAATTAACACTTGAACTCGGGGGAAATGATCCACTCATTGTACTTGAAGATGCAGATATAAACAAAGCAGTTGAAGCAGCTGTAAGAGGTTCTTATCTTAATGCAGGCCAGGTTTGCATTGGAGTAAAGCGTGTGATTCTTGACAATAAAATAGCTGATGAATTTATCCAGAAATTTTTAAATAACACTAAAAAACTTGTTACTGGAGACCCTATGGATCCTGAAACAGATGTAGGCCCTTTAATAAATAAAGGAGCAGCAATTGAAGTTGAAAACAGGGTAAATGAATCCGTAAACGATGGAGCAGAGCTTTTATGTGGCGGAAAACGTGAAGGGACATTATACATGCCAACAATCCTGGACAATGTTGATTCTAAAATGAAAATAGTGAAATATGAAACATTCGGTCCTGTCTCTCCAATAATCCGTATAAATGGAATTGATGAAGCAATAAAAGTTGCAAATAACACCAAATATGGATTACAGGCAGGAATATTTACAAATAACATTAATAATGCCATGAAAGCTGTAAAAGAGATAGAAGCCGGAGGAGTTATAGTAAACAAAGCCTCCACATACCGTATGGACAACATGCCTTTTGGAGGCTGTAAAATGAGCGGTTTAGGTAAAGAAGGCATAAAATATGCCATTGAAGATATGACTAAAACTAAAATTGCAGTTATTAACCCTCTTTAA